The genomic stretch ACCGGTTCCTTCTTTTTCAGAATCCGGATGACGTCCTGCGCCGTGAACGCCGGAAGTTCAGGCATGGGCTTCAACGGTGAGGGTGTATTCCAGGAGTCCTTCCTCGGTGGGAACCTCCTCGCCCTTATCCTGGAAACCTTCAATGTAGACCTCGATGGTCTCCCGTGCCATCGCTATCGCTTCATCGACGGTCTCCCCGAAGGTGACGCACCCGGAAGTGTCGGCACGGTGACGCTATACCCACCTTCAGGCTCTCTTCGGAGGAGGATACGGTATTGCAGGCTTCTCATCCGATTGCACCCCTGCTCGTGATAGTTCATTACCCGATGATGCATAAAGGGTATCCGTGCGGGTGCCAACCTGCAGTTGAGACCCACGAAGAACACATTACAGACGAGACGACCGGCCAGGATATAGTGGTCAAGTATTATCACGACAAGGAGAGATGCAATTCTATCGGTGAGATCATGAGGA from Methanoculleus chikugoensis encodes the following:
- a CDS encoding type II toxin-antitoxin system HicB family antitoxin; the protein is MARETIEVYIEGFQDKGEEVPTEEGLLEYTLTVEAHA